The Dysgonomonadaceae bacterium PH5-43 genomic sequence GCGTTAACTTCTTTTCCACTGGTTAAACGAACACGAGCAACCTTACGCATTGCAGAGTTAGGTTTCTTTGGTGTTGTAGTATAAACTCTCACACAAACGCCACGTCTTTGTGGACAAGCGTCTAACGCTGGAGATTTTCCTTTTTCAACCAAAGTTGCCCTTCCTTTTCTTACTAATTGTTGAATTGTAGGCATTTCTAAATGTTTAATTAATTCTCTTTGTTATTAAAATTCAATATTTCAAGGTGCAAAAATACGGATAATTATTGAAAACCCAATGAGTTATCAAATAATTTTGCCTTTTTCTTGCGCCAAAACGCTGCAAAGGTAGCATTTTCCACTCAAACGAACAAGTTTTTCATCAATTGTTTAATAAATTCTACAATAATAGAAAAGTATAAAGGCAAGCCTTTTACGCCTGCCTTTATACTTTTCCACTAACCACAAATAACCCTAAAGCTATTAGGCTGCAAAGTCAATAATCATAAAGTTTTAAGATACTCTACTACATCTCTCACATCCTGATCATTGGGAGCTATTTCTAATACTTTATTATAAGATTCAATTGCCTTAGGATAGTCCTTTTGAGCAAAATAGAAAGAAGCAGTGTAACGATATATCATTAAAATATCACTATTTCTCTTTCCATTTTCGTTATCAGCCAACATCTTCTCAAGTGCTATGTTGTAAGGAGCTAAAGCCTCACCTGTTATTTCTGCACCTTCAGTTTGAGCAATAAGATCTAAGAACGATAGTATATGACCTTTCCACAAATATCCTAAATGAGAATTACTATCGCGTTCGATTACTGTATCAAAAGCTTCAACACCTTGTCTAACAA encodes the following:
- a CDS encoding small subunit ribosomal protein S12 (product_source=KO:K02950; cath_funfam=2.40.50.140; cog=COG0048; ko=KO:K02950; pfam=PF00164; superfamily=50249; tigrfam=TIGR00981), whose product is MPTIQQLVRKGRATLVEKGKSPALDACPQRRGVCVRVYTTTPKKPNSAMRKVARVRLTSGKEVNAYIPGEGHNLQEHSIVLVRGGRVKDLPGVRYHVVRGTLDTAGVNGRTQRRSKYGAKRPKAAKK